Genomic DNA from Gemmatimonadales bacterium:
CGAGGTGCTCGGCCTCAGTGCCCAGGCGGGGTAACCCGCCACGACAACAGGATCAGCTGCAGCAGCAGATACAGGGCAACGAGAGGCATCAGGGCCTGGAGGAGCGGCGCACGCCGTTGTGAACGGTAACGCATCTCGACAAGGTATCGTCGAAGAGACGCGGAGTCCATCCGGGCGAGATTCGACCAGGGAGACGGCGTGATTGGCATCATTGGCGGTAGCGGGCTGTACCGAATCGACGGCCTGGAAGACCCGGTCTGGCGGAAGGTATCGACCGCGTGGGGCGAGCCCTCCGACGACGTTCTGACTGGTCGCCTCGACGGGCACGAGCTGGTCTTTCTTCCCCGGCACGGTCGCGGCCACAGCATCCCGCCGACCGATCTCAACTTCCGCGCCAACATTGCCGCGCTCAAGGAACTGGGTGCCACCGATGTGATCTCGCTGAGCGCCGTCGGGTCGCTCCGCGAGGACTTACCACCAGGCACCTTCGTGATCATCGATCAGTTCGTCGACCGCACCTTTGCGCGCGTCAAAAGCTTCTTCGGCAGCGGACTGGTGGGCCACGTCTCGATGGCCGACCCGGTGTGCTCCCGCATCGGCGATGCGCTCGAGGCGGCGGCCCGGTTGCTCGACCTTCCAGTCAGGCGTGGGGGAACCTACCTCGTGATGGAGGGCCCGCAGTTCTCAACCAGGGCCGAGTCCGAGCTGTACCGCTCCTGGGGCATGAGTGTGATCGGGATGACCAACATGCCGGAAGCGAAGCTGGCCCGCGAGGCCGAGCTCTGCTACGCGACCGTGGCCATGGTGACCGATTATGACTGCTGGCATCCCGATCACGCGGATGTGACAGTCGACCAGGTCGTTCGCGTCGTTCAGGAGAACGCCGACGCAGCGCGCCGCCTGGTGCGGAGTGCCATCCCTCACCTGGCCGCGCGTCCGAATCCCTGCCCGAGTCGCTGTGACCGTGCGCTCGATCACGCCATTATGACCGCGTCGGAGGCGCGGGATCCAGAGGTCCTCAAGTGGATGCGCAGTGTCGCCGGGCGGGTCCTGTGACCGACCTGCGCCAGTTGATTCGTTCGATACCCGATCACCCGAAGCCGGGCATCCTGTTCCGCGACATTACCACCTTGTTGGCCGACGCCGCGGGCTTCCGAGAAACCATCCGCCGTCTGGCCGCCAGGTACGAGGGGCAGGGCATCAGCAAGGTAGCGGCCATCGAAGCGCGCGGATTCATTCCCGGGGGCGGGCTTGCCGAGCGGATCGGCGCCGGTTTCGTTCCGCTCCGCAAGCAGGGGAAGCTGCCATCGGATTCCGTGGGCTACGACTACCAGCTCGAGTACGGCACCGACCGGATTGAAATCCATCGGGATGCCATCGTGCCGGGCGAACGCATCGTGATGGTGGACGACCTGATTGCAACCGGCGGCACCGCCCTGGCCGGTCTCCATTTGCTGCGTTCACTCGGTGCGCAGGTCGTCGAAGCCTGCTTCATTATCGACTTGCCCGAGCTCGGTGGCCGCCGTCGTCTCGAAGAGGCCGGATGCCCGGCCTTCTGTCTGATGGAGTTCGAGGGGCACTGATGCGAGTGGCGGGGCAATGGCACCGTACCATCGGTCTCTCGGCCGACGGCTGGTCGGTTTCACTGATCGATCAGACGGTCCTGCCCGGTCGCTTTCAGATCATCCGGGTCACCGATGCCGAGCAGATGGCGGAGGCAATCCGGACCATGCGGGTGCGTGGCGCACCGCTGATCGGAGTCGCGGCAGCGTTCGGCATGGCCCTGGCCATGCGGCACGATCCGTCCGATGCCGGGCTTGAGCGCACCTATCGGATCCTCGATGCCACGCGACCAACAGCCGTCAATCTCCGCTGGGCGCTCGATCGGGTTGCCACGGTCCTTCGCCCGGTTCCAGCGGCCGACCGCGAGGCGCGTGCCTATCAGGTTGCCGAGCAACTGGCCGACGCCGATGTAGCTGCCTGCCAGCAGCTCGGCTTACACGGATCCGGCTTGCTCCGATCGGCCTGGGAGGCCATCGGTCGGGCTCGACCCGTCGCGGTCATGACGCACTGTAATGCTGGCTGGCTCGCCACGGTCGATTGGGGCACTGCACTGGCACCGGTGTATCATGCGCACGATGCCGGCGTGCCGCTGCATGTCTGGGTCTCGGAGACTCGTCCCCGCAACCAGGGGCTGCTGACGGCGTGGGAACTGGATCAGCACGGCGTGCCCTACACCGTCGTCGCCGACAACGCCGCCGGACACCTGATGCGGCAGGGACGGGTCGATCTCTGTCTGGTTGGCACCGACCGCGTGGCGCGGAACGGCGACGTGGCCAACAAGGTCGGTACCTACCTGAAGGCGTTGGCCGCCTCTGACACGGGCGTGCCCTTTTACGTCGCAGTACCCTCGGCCAGCATCGATTGGTCGTCACCGACCGGCGACGATATCCCCATCGAGGAACGCCCGGGCCTGGAGCTCGGTCATGGCGCGGTGCCGGTGCTGAACCCGGCGTTCGATGTCACGCCGGCGCGACTCGTTACTGGCCTCCTGACTGAGCGTGGCGTGACCGAGGCCTCGGCTGCCGGACTGGACCGGCTCTTTCCGGAGCAAGGGCAATGATTTACCGGGCGGAGCGCGACCAGGTGCTCGAGGCGGCTCGCCGGTGCGTTACCCAGGGCCTGACACACGGCACTTCGGGGAACGTCAGCCTTCGACTCGCCACAGGCTTTGCCGTGACGCCGAGTGGCCTCGACTACGCCGAGGCGGGGCGGGAAGACATCGTGGTGCTCGACGACTCGGGCATCCCGCTTGCTGGGGAGCGACG
This window encodes:
- a CDS encoding S-methyl-5'-thioadenosine phosphorylase produces the protein MIGIIGGSGLYRIDGLEDPVWRKVSTAWGEPSDDVLTGRLDGHELVFLPRHGRGHSIPPTDLNFRANIAALKELGATDVISLSAVGSLREDLPPGTFVIIDQFVDRTFARVKSFFGSGLVGHVSMADPVCSRIGDALEAAARLLDLPVRRGGTYLVMEGPQFSTRAESELYRSWGMSVIGMTNMPEAKLAREAELCYATVAMVTDYDCWHPDHADVTVDQVVRVVQENADAARRLVRSAIPHLAARPNPCPSRCDRALDHAIMTASEARDPEVLKWMRSVAGRVL
- a CDS encoding adenine phosphoribosyltransferase, with translation MTDLRQLIRSIPDHPKPGILFRDITTLLADAAGFRETIRRLAARYEGQGISKVAAIEARGFIPGGGLAERIGAGFVPLRKQGKLPSDSVGYDYQLEYGTDRIEIHRDAIVPGERIVMVDDLIATGGTALAGLHLLRSLGAQVVEACFIIDLPELGGRRRLEEAGCPAFCLMEFEGH
- the mtnA gene encoding S-methyl-5-thioribose-1-phosphate isomerase translates to MRVAGQWHRTIGLSADGWSVSLIDQTVLPGRFQIIRVTDAEQMAEAIRTMRVRGAPLIGVAAAFGMALAMRHDPSDAGLERTYRILDATRPTAVNLRWALDRVATVLRPVPAADREARAYQVAEQLADADVAACQQLGLHGSGLLRSAWEAIGRARPVAVMTHCNAGWLATVDWGTALAPVYHAHDAGVPLHVWVSETRPRNQGLLTAWELDQHGVPYTVVADNAAGHLMRQGRVDLCLVGTDRVARNGDVANKVGTYLKALAASDTGVPFYVAVPSASIDWSSPTGDDIPIEERPGLELGHGAVPVLNPAFDVTPARLVTGLLTERGVTEASAAGLDRLFPEQGQ